From the Nitrospinota bacterium genome, the window GGATTTTAGCTTCGTCGACAAACATCGGCTCAGGCGGGCGCCCAGAGCTCGCGGTGGTTAATCAGTCGCCTGGACGCTGATTCGGCGCCTTGAGCGGCCCAGACGCTCAAACGTGACGACTCCGTCAACTTTGCTGAACAAAGTGTAGTCGCGGGCGACGCCAACGTTCTCTCCAGCGTGGAACGTCGTGCCCCGCTGCCGTACGAGAATGCTTCCTGCCGAGACCATTTGGCCGGCGAACCGCTTGACACCCAAGCGCTTGCCGATGCTGTCGCGGCCGTTTCCGCTGCTGCCGCCTGCTTTCTTATGGGCCATGGTTAATCCTCCGCGACCGAAGGATCGGGAGCGGGATCCTTTGGCTCGCTTGCTTTTGCTGAGCTCTTCGTTGGTTTAGTTCTCGACGCCCCTGCGTCGATGCCTGTAATTTTAAGCGAGGTGAAGTTTTGGCGGTGACCCTGTTTGCGCCGATAATTCTTCCTACGTTTGTGCTTGAAGATGGTAATCTTTTTGGCACGCCCGTGGCCGACGATGTCTCCTGTAACAGTGGCGCCTTCAACAGTGGGTTCTCCCAGGGCCAGGCTTCCGTCGCCCTTGTTGACCAGGAGAACCTCATCGAGAGTAATCGCCTCGCCCACCTCTCCAGGGAGGCGCTCCACGCGGATGGTGTCGCCCTCTTGGACCTTAAGCTGTTTTCCGCCAACGGCTATAATTGCATACACGACCTATAATCTCCTCAGCTACACCAAATGTACCACCTATGAATCCTAAATTCCAACACCTAATCTGTCAAGGTTATTCATCTATGACGGTTTACGGTCTAAAACTTTGAAAGACGATCAGCCAAGAGCAGGGGCTCGGGGTGTTTAGCGCGCCTGCAGCAGGCCAACTTGCTTGTGACATCAGATGGGATAGTTTTGAAAGGACAAGGCCGGTTTCTACTTCCTGGGTACCTGGGTAGAAGTATCGGATGTGGCGAATGGCGTCCTATGTTCAGATATCAGAACGTGGTAAGGTGATATCCTGTTAATGGTCAATTCGGCTACATTCTGTATAATTTCAACCTTTTTTTGTACCGCTTGTGTCATTGCGGGCGTATACGTAGCCGCTAGCAAACTCACCCCGGAGTTACGCAGTCGTCGTACTGTGGAAGTAACGGTCCTGGCTATTCTGTGGTTAATCTTTACCGCACTGCTTGGGCTCTCAGGATTTCTTGGAAACTTTTCTGGCATGCCCCCACGGTTAATGCTCTTCTTGCTCTTAGTGCTTGGAACAAGCACCCTCTTCGTTTTTTCCCGATGGGGAACCCTTCTCCGCGACGGATTGAGCTTGAGCACCCTCGTAGCATTTCACTTGTTCCGCGTGTTGCCGGAAACACTCCTCTTCCTTGCCTATAAAGAAGGGATAGCTCCTGTTCAGATGTCATTTGTTGGTCATAACTTTGACATCTATTCCGCACTCGCTGCGCCTGGTGCGGCTTTTCTAATTAAAAAGGGTGATAATAAATTCTGGGCGAGAGCGGTTGCCTGGGGTTGGAACGTTATTGGTCTCTGTTTGCTTTTCGGCGTTTTGACGGTTGCCGTTCTATCGACACCCACGCCGTTTCGGATGTATGACAACGAACCTGCAAATACTTTTGTCACTACATTTCCGTATGTTTGGCTACCTGGCGTACTTGTTTTCCTGGCGTTCGGGGGACACGTCCTCGTCGTTCGCAAATTATTGAGGGAGAAATAACGGGAGAGCTCAAGATAAGATTGAGGCGTATAGCCCAACACCAGCGGAAATCATGAAGGTCTACAATAAAACTCAATTACCTATATCACGATGAGAAATCAACTATCCCACCGCCTATCCGAGGGACACCTTTCGCGAAAATTCGCCTGAGGCGGGCTTGTGGTGTCGGGGGCTGTCCGCCTCAGGCGGACCTTAGGCGGAACTACCCCTTATTTCAGATCTAGAACTTTGAAAGCCGGTCGGCCAGGCGGAGGGGCTCGTTTTCCTGAACGAAAGGGCCCCTGAAAGGGCCAGGGGCTCTCGATCCGGGGCATCGAGAAGTGCCTAGAGACCTACGCCCGAAATAGTGGCGTGGCGGACGGCCGCCACCGGCTGCCTGGGAGCGATATTGTAGCGTGGCCTCAGCGACGGTGCCGTTCGGACTTGGAACAGCTCTGCCATGGCTTCGGTAGGGGTCGCGAGCGTGTAACGTCCGCATATGGCTTAAGTTTACAGGAACGGTAACAGGAAGGCTAGGAAGACCACCACGGCCCCTTTCCTAAATCGCTCGCACCTTCTCGCCCGACGGCATTCATCGCGGCATCCTACAAGCTGAAGAGAAACTTCCAGAGGATCTGTCCCCATGACAGGCCCATTACGCG encodes:
- the rpmA gene encoding 50S ribosomal protein L27; its protein translation is MAHKKAGGSSGNGRDSIGKRLGVKRFAGQMVSAGSILVRQRGTTFHAGENVGVARDYTLFSKVDGVVTFERLGRSRRRISVQATD
- the rplU gene encoding 50S ribosomal protein L21; protein product: MYAIIAVGGKQLKVQEGDTIRVERLPGEVGEAITLDEVLLVNKGDGSLALGEPTVEGATVTGDIVGHGRAKKITIFKHKRRKNYRRKQGHRQNFTSLKITGIDAGASRTKPTKSSAKASEPKDPAPDPSVAED